Within the Salvelinus sp. IW2-2015 linkage group LG19, ASM291031v2, whole genome shotgun sequence genome, the region GTGTGCGGCTCAAAGCTATCTAACCCCTGTTGTGCGGCTCAAAGCTGATCTAACCCCTGTTGTGCGCGGctcaaagctgatctacccctgtTCGCTCAAAGCTGACTAACCCCCGGTCAAAGCTATCTAACCCCCGTTCGTGCGGCTCAAAGCTGATCTAACCCCCTGTTGTTGCAGCTCAAAGCTGATCTAAACCCCGTTGTGCGGCTCAAAGCTGATCTAACCCCCTTGTGCGGctcaaagctgatctacccctgtTCTGCGGCTCAAAGCTGATCAAACCCCTGTTGTGCGCTCAAAGCTGATCTAACCCCTTGTGCGGCTCAAGCTATCAACCGTTTGCGCTCAAAGCTATCTAACCCTGTTGTGCGGCTCAAAGCTGATCTAACCCCTGTTGGGCTCAAAGCTGATCTAACCCCGTTTGCGGCTCAAAGCTGATCTAACCCCTCTGTCGGCTCAAAGTGATCTAACCCCCGTTGTGCTCAAAGCTGATCTAACCCCGTTGTGCAGCTCAAAGCTGATCTAACCCCTGTTCTGCGGCTCAAAGCTGATCTAACCCCCTGTTCTGCGGCTCAAAGCTGATCTAACCCCTGTTGGCGCGGCTCAAAGCTGATCTAACCCCGTTGTGCGCTCAAAGCTGATCTAACCCCGTTGTGCGGCTCAAAGCTTATCTAAACCCTGCTTGCGGCTCAAAGCTGATTCTAACCCCTGTTGTCGCTCAAAGCTATCTAACCCCGTTGTGCGGCTCAAAGCTGATCTAACCCCCGTTGTGCGCTCAAGAATCTAACCCCTGTTGCGCGCTCAAAGCTGATCTAACCCCTCTGTGCGCTCAAACTGATCTAACCCCCATTGGCGCTCAAAGCTGATCTAACCCCTGTTGTGCGGCTCAAAGCTGATCTAACCCCCGTTGTGCGGCTCAAAGCTGATCTAACCCCTGTTGTGCGGCTCAAAGCTGATCTAACCCCTGTTGTGCGGCTCAAAGCTGATCTAACCCCCGTTGTGCAGCTCAAAGCTGACTGTCATTTTTATTATCAAAACATTTGTGGTCTTCATCCACTCTCAATCAGTTTAGATCTAACAAAGTGATTGAGGAAGATGCTTTACATCACCACAgtttaagtagtagtagtaacattgTGGACTCCATTGTAGTTTGTAATGAGTTGTGATTTTGCATGTGCAGTacttctctctctgcatgctgcATTGGTCATTCagctatactgtatgtagttCTTATTCTKTCTCAATTTGTCGCAACAATACCATTATTTAACTGAACATGGGCACCTAGCCATGTCAGTGCAGTCATCACCAAATGTCTGGGTGCCTACTTACTGCCTAGTACGTAACACACTGACCATCATGTGTTTGGGGCCTGGGGGTGAGAAAACAAAAGGATTGTCTGCCTCTCCCAGACCCAGCAATGGATTTGAGCTCTCAGCTGATTTGAGCATCTCCTGTGTTGATCAACCCCGGCCAagagctctgcaccccccgcagcaactgcaCCCcccagcccatctgtaaatagcccatccaactacctacctcatccccatattgtttttattccctttttctgctcttttgcacaccagtatttctacttgcacatcatcatctgcacatctatcactccagtgttaatttgctaaattgtaattacttcgctactattgtctatttattgcctttacctccttactccatttgcacacactgtatacctATTTgtctattattttatttattccatgtgtaactctgtgttgttgtttgtgtcgcactgctttgctttatcttggccaggtcgcagttgtaaatgagaaattgttctcaactggcctacctggttaaataaaggttaaataaaaaatcaataaaaaaatcaTAAGATCCATGGAGAATATACGTCTAATAAAGAGGTAGCCTGTTAAGGAGAAAGACATGGCAAATTATATTTATTAGGAGGAATCAGCTTCCtcagacagaggaagaggggggagagagaatgaggtgtgtgctgtgtgttgttgtgtggtgtgtttgtgttgtgtggtgtgtgtgtgtgtgtgtgtgtgtgtgtgtgtgtgtacttatctGACTTAGTGACTTTTGCTTTGAGTAATTGAATCAAAACTGTAGGTCACTGACCGTAAACATGTGCATTATATCATCCATTCTCTAGGCACTGGTTGAATGTCAGGTGAAAAACTACTCTGTGCTGACATCATATACATACACTACAAACTCCACAATCCCCCACCAAACAACACTGCACCAAACAACGAGAGTGTTGCAGGGCAGACGGGACAAAAGGCCCCCACAGCTGGTTGGTTGGCATAGCCCTGTTGAGGGGGGTGGGTAAGGGTATTGTGAGGGGGGTAAGGGTATTGTGAGGGGAGGGTGTTAAGACTGTAGTCCAGGGGGTGATTATAGTCATTTGTATTGGCTTGAGGAGAGTCTGGTATTACTGTGTATAGTACTGGCTCTGACCCCCTCCTGCTGCTTAATTACggtatggtggtgtgtgtgtgtgactgcagaCAGTGTGGTGGCAGACTGCGGCCTCGTATGTATGGGCCCTGCCACTGACCCACCCACTTCTAATGAGAGTTTCCTTTTGTCATGCTGTTTTACACAGTCCTCTGTCTCCCATAACATTCATAGTCATAGTTATATAATCCTCTCATGTTTACATTATAATATAGGCGATCTACAGGGTCCTTTAGCTCTAAGGTCTAACCGTGACCATATCTATAGTAAATACTTGAGGAAATGGGGCCTGGGAGAGTTTCTGTTAATTCAGACGTCCTGCTGTGAATGACcctgcagtgtttcccctatgtATTTTCATGTAGGCGTGTTGCAGAGGCCCCCGAATCTGCATCCGGGGCTAACCAAACAAATGTATTCCATTGAAACTAATTTTATTCAAGAAAAATTAAAAATGTAAGTGGGGTCAATGGGCAACGTAGCCCACCTAATATATAATAAGGGGAAACAATGTCCCTCCGTATAAACCACTAGGGACTACAATGGTTTGGTTTAATCTCCTGGAGTGTCTTACCGTTAGATGATGACATGGGTCCCCACGGTTACCCCGCGGCCAGTGGTGGGTTTCGGCTGGAGCTGGGAGTCTGTGTAACTGCTCGATTGAATTATGTAAATATTCCTGTGCAGATTGCTGTGGGAGTCCCCAGACCCCTAATGTGATTATATTACTAAATAGAGGGAAGCAGGCTCGCCTCAGGTCTTTTTGTGTGTGACGGGTCAGGATATAAACTAGTAGTGTGTTTCTATGCTGCACGACAGGGGGGATTGGGAGTGAGGCTTTGGATCTCAATCTAGTCTGGACTATAGTCCCCTCTCACCCCATCTCGTTTGTGGATTATTTTGATTATGAAAAAACAAGTATAATTAGTGATTCGGGGGGATAAAGTTGCAGATATTGGATTCAGGCATGTGTATATATGAAACAATTATTACTGATATGATGGGGAGTGTGGGTGTGGAGAAAGTCACATGTTGTTTGCAGATTGTGATTACATTTTGTTGTAGTAACAACCCTCCTAATTTCAGTGATTGAGGGGATTCACAAATTAAAAACAGTAGCATCCAAAGGTGCCTCTGATAATTACATTTCCATAGTAGCAAATTGAGGTACCCCAACCCCGTTCAATCCAGAAACAAAAGCAAAACCCACAACAAATGGTTAGATTTGCCCTGATCCATGACCCCATCACACCCTCCGTCCAGGCAGTGCCACCACATGAAAATGACAAAGTAAACTACAAATTGTCCCTTTAAAATGAACTCATTAGTCTACTCTTATCTTTAGTAAGCCAGACATTAGGGTGTGTTTGGTTTGACTGAGGCAGTCCAGGTGTCTGCTCTGCATCGCTCCCCCagactcccctccctctccctcagtaaTATGTGACGTGTCGCAGGCAGTGCTGCCTCAAGATCAaagcagacacacatacacatacggtGGGGCTATAAAACTGGTTTGTCACTGCAATTTCCCTGTCCATCAGCGGGCACACAAACAGCCCTCTCCCTGATGCCACTGTAATGGTTTTTATTTATGACAACCCAAAATTCCACCTCATTATTTGTTCCGTGAAGTTCCCTGAGGTTCTGGTCAAGGCTGAGTGCTTCAGTCTATACTTCACTGCACTCTCTATTTCACTCTACACTCTCTcgatctctcgctctccttctctgtcattccctttctctgtctttctggccctttgtctctgtgtgtgtgtgtggtgaaaaaAAGCACACCACTGGTGGCAGTGTCAGCactttctcgtgtgtgtgtgtctgtctgagggagaggaggagagagagtgtgagttggaataGTCTGACTCCTCTCACTGACATACATCTTATCCTTCATAACACTTCTGATGTTAGAGCAAAATGTACTGTGTGCTTTTGTACTCAGTCTTTCTTCCTTTGACTTACACCATATTTCtctgtgtttaagtgtgtgtgatttgtgtgtgtgcttgcatctGCATGTATTCCTTTACTTGTGTGTTTTATATAGTGTTCCCCTCAACAGACAAGTACATGCATGTCTCCCagctcttcgtgttgttgttatGACCTAATGTCACCTGATCTCCTAACGCAATTGGTCCGTCTGTGTTTCAGATCTGCTGCCTCCAGTCGGGCGAACAAAGGAGGGGAGACGAGGCTGATCCTTCCCACAATCCTTCAGCCACTGGGCCTACTGATCCGGACCACTGCACtactctgccttctctctcccctctcccccccacccTAAGGCAGGAAGGCTGTGGGGCAGTAGGATCAGGGCAGCAGTAAGGGCTGATTGATGCTCTGTGGGGATGAGACCTGGCTGCTGAAGGCCAGTGGAGACGGCTCCCATTCTCCGCTCGCCTGGCTTTATGTGCATGTCTGCAAGCTGCCCTACGCGCAGCAGAGCCACCCCCCGTGTCAGCCACGGCGGCCACCCCGAGCCATCCAGACATGCCCACCGAGACCCTGCCGTCGCTGGCAGATAGCAAACCCACCTGCCCCGGGGCGGCCTTTGTCTCCGCTGTCCCCCTGCGCATACTCAACAAGGGACCCGAGTACTTCCGGCGCCAGGTGGAGACCAACCCTAAGCGGCTGAGCGCCGTGGAGCGGCTGGAGGCGGACAAGTCCAAGTACGTGAAGAGCCAGGAGGTCATCAACGCCAAGCAGGAGCCTGTGAAGCCCCAGCTGCTGGCCAAGCCACCTGTCTGCCCCGCCGTGGCCAAGAGAGGGGCGAATGGTGGCGGTTGTGGTGGGGTGGCCCTCAAGACATTCAATAACAACTCCAAGTCGGACACGTGCGCCACCACCAGCAAACGGGAGAACCTTAACCTGGAGATCCTCAAGAACCTCCTGAACAGCTCCGGCTCGGTCTCTGAGGGCCATGCTAAGAGCGCTACTCTAAAGCCTGGGGCCAGGAGCTTGGCCCCCCACCGCTCCAACCCCACACCCACCACAGACTGCACTGAGCCCACCAGCCTCCGTTCCGTCGCCAAGTCCCTCAAGGTGCCTCCGCCTGCACCCGGCCGACGGAGCCCCCAGGGGGGAAACCTGAACCTCAGCCGCCGGCTGCTAGAGGAGCGGGGCGAGGGCAATCACTCACCCCTCCACGCCTCCCACAGCTCYTCTGACATCCGCAGGCTGTGCAACGGTAAGCCTCTAAGGGCGGCCCGAAGCAGCAGCAGCTCCGCACCTCCCTTACCCCCCAAGCCCAGTACCAAAGTCCTGGCCCCCCTCTGCGACAATGCCCTTCAGGCCCCTGAGAGGGAGCCTGTGCCGCCCTCCTCTGCCACCCCAGATGAGCAGTTGGAGCTAGAGTTGGGGAGCTCGTTGGCCCGCCGGCCCTCTCTGCACCGCTCCAAGTCGGACCTGAGCGACCGGTATGCGCGAGCAGGCGCTGACGTGGAACGCTTCTTTAACTACTGTGGCCTGGACC harbors:
- the LOC111979791 gene encoding protein FAM110B-like codes for the protein MPTETLPSLADSKPTCPGAAFVSAVPLRILNKGPEYFRRQVETNPKRLSAVERLEADKSKYVKSQEVINAKQEPVKPQLLAKPPVCPAVAKRGANGGGCGGVALKTFNNNSKSDTCATTSKRENLNLEILKNLLNSSGSVSEGHAKSATLKPGARSLAPHRSNPTPTTDCTEPTSLRSVAKSLKVPPPAPGRRSPQGGNLNLSRRLLEERGEGNHSPLHASHSSSDIRRLCNGKPLRAARSSSSSAPPLPPKPSTKVLAPLCDNALQAPEREPVPPSSATPDEQLELELGSSLARRPSLHRSKSDLSDRYARAGADVERFFNYCGLDPEELESVGVESFARANSDIISLNFRSASMISSDCDQSRHSNEDMTDEEEDVSERVPYGISAVERNARVIKWLYSIKQARESQKVSHV